The Ostrinia nubilalis chromosome 17, ilOstNubi1.1, whole genome shotgun sequence genome contains a region encoding:
- the LOC135079804 gene encoding 3-ketoacyl-CoA thiolase, mitochondrial isoform X2, whose protein sequence is MSVAVKGVFIVGAKRTPFGTFGGVFRNTSATELQTIAATAALKEANVAPDQVDTVTVGQVMSGTQTDGIYTPRHAALKAGIPQEKPVLGINRLCGSGFQSVINGAQDILTGAAKVSLAGGVENMSQAPFAVRGVRFGTTLGLNYAFEDTLWAGLTDSYCGLPMGMTAEKLGAQYSITRDEVDNFALQSQQRWKTSNDAGVFKAEIEPVTLTIKRKQVSVAVDEHPRPQTTLEGLKKLPPVFKKEGLVTAGTASGISDGAGAIVLASEAAAKGLKPLARLVGWSVVGVDPSIMGVGPVPAIQNLLKATNMTLNDVDLIEINEAFCAQTLACAKALKLDMNKLNVNGGATALGHPLGASGSRITAHLVHELRRRGLKRAIGSACIGGGQGIALMVEAV, encoded by the exons GAGTGTTCATAGTGGGCGCCAAGCGCACCCCGTTCGGTACCTTTGGGGGGGTGTTCCGAAACACTTCGGCCACTGAGTTGCAGACCATCGCTGCGACTGCTGCGCTCAAGGAAGCCAATGTGGCTCCCGACCAGGTCGACACCGTCACTGTGGGACAGGTCATGTCG GGCACGCAAACAGACGGCATCTACACGCCACGCCACGCCGCGCTGAAGGCCGGCATCCCTCAGGAAAAGCCGGTGCTTGGCATCAACCGCCTCTGCGGTTCTGGCTTCCAGTCCGTCATCAATGGCGCACAG GACATCCTCACCGGCGCCGCTAAGGTCTCTCTCGCCGGCGGTGTAGAAAACATGTCCCAGGCTCCCTTCGCAGTCCGAGGAGTCCGCTTCGGCACGACCCTTGGCCTGAACTACGCCTTCGAGGACACACTATGGGCTGGCCTGACAGACTCCTACTGTGGCCTGCCCATGGGCATGACGGCTGAGAAGTTGGGAGCTCAGTACTCTATCACGAGGGATGAAGTTGACAACTTCGCGCTGCAGTCTCAACAGAGGTGGAAGACTT CAAACGACGCCGGAGTGTTCAAGGCGGAGATCGAACCAGTGACCCTGACCATCAAGAGGAAGCAAGTGAGCGTGGCGGTAGACGAGCACCCGCGGCCGCAGACTACCCTCGAGGGCCTGAAGAAGCTCCCGCCTGTCTTCAAGAAGGAGGGGCTCGTTACCGCTGGCACTGCTTCT GGTATCAGCGACGGCGCGGGCGCCATTGTTCTAGCCAGTGAGGCAGCTGCCAAGGGTCTGAAGCCGCTGGCTCGGCTGGTGGGCTGGTCAGTCGTAGGCGTTGACCCCAGCATCATGGGAGTAGGCCCAGTGCCTGCCATCCAGAACCTGCTCAAGGCTACTAATATGACCCTCAACGATGTGGATCTTATTGAG ATCAACGAGGCGTTCTGCGCGCAGACCCTGGCTTGCGCTAAAGCCCTGAAGCTGGACATGAACAAGCTGAACGTCAACGGCGGCGCCACCGCGCTCGGGCACCCGCTCGGCGCCTCGGGCTCGCGGATCACCGCGCACCTCGTGCACGAACTCAG ACGGCGTGGACTGAAGAGAGCCATCGGATCGGCCTGCATCGGTGGCGGACAGGGCATCGCTCTCATGGTTGAAGCCGTCTAA